A region of [Bacteroides] pectinophilus DNA encodes the following proteins:
- a CDS encoding IS256 family transposase, whose protein sequence is MREMMRDYLKNNDISIKDGTDVNSIMRDMMSVILEGALDEELDEELGYSKYDYRNKETDNSRNGHSSKTMHTSYGDMDVAIPRDRNGDYEPQLIKKYQNTVTQDMEEKILSMYAKGMTTGDIESHMRELYDIDISDSTISRITDKILPIVKEWQERPLEEVYAVVFMDAIHYHVRSEGRIVKRAVYIALGIDMNGKKDVLGMYVGENESAKFWLSIMNGLKNRGVEDILIACVDGLNGFPQAIEAVYPKTEIQQCIIHQIRNSTKFVSYKDIKKLMADLKLVYAAPTEETALNELELFKDKWDSKYPKIYKSWHDNWATLSTYFKYPEAVRRLIYTTNAIEGFNRQLRKVTKSKTVFPSDDSLLKMLYLATMDITKKWTGHRQDWGQIHSQLEIYFEERLAGRNL, encoded by the coding sequence ATGAGAGAAATGATGCGTGACTATCTGAAAAATAATGATATCAGCATCAAAGATGGCACTGATGTTAACAGCATCATGCGTGACATGATGTCTGTCATTTTGGAAGGTGCTTTGGATGAAGAACTAGATGAAGAATTAGGATATTCCAAGTATGACTATCGGAACAAAGAAACAGACAATAGTAGAAATGGACATTCCAGCAAAACCATGCACACCAGTTATGGAGATATGGATGTAGCTATACCAAGGGATCGTAACGGTGATTATGAACCACAGCTGATTAAAAAATATCAGAATACCGTAACTCAGGACATGGAAGAAAAAATACTTTCCATGTATGCCAAGGGAATGACAACTGGAGACATTGAATCCCACATGCGTGAATTATACGATATTGATATTTCTGACAGCACAATCAGCCGGATCACAGACAAAATCCTGCCGATTGTAAAAGAATGGCAGGAACGCCCTTTGGAAGAAGTGTATGCTGTAGTATTTATGGATGCAATCCACTATCACGTCCGCAGTGAAGGACGTATTGTAAAACGTGCGGTTTACATTGCCCTTGGTATCGATATGAATGGGAAAAAAGATGTTCTTGGAATGTATGTTGGAGAAAACGAAAGTGCAAAGTTCTGGCTTTCTATCATGAATGGATTAAAAAACAGAGGCGTTGAGGATATCCTGATTGCATGCGTTGATGGTTTAAATGGATTTCCACAGGCAATCGAGGCTGTTTATCCAAAAACAGAGATTCAACAGTGTATCATCCATCAGATTCGTAATTCAACGAAGTTTGTTTCATACAAAGACATCAAAAAACTGATGGCTGATCTGAAGCTTGTATATGCAGCTCCAACGGAAGAAACAGCTTTAAATGAGTTAGAATTGTTCAAGGATAAATGGGATTCCAAGTACCCAAAAATCTATAAATCCTGGCATGATAACTGGGCAACACTGTCCACTTATTTCAAGTATCCAGAAGCTGTAAGACGTTTGATTTATACCACAAATGCCATTGAAGGATTCAACCGTCAGCTTCGGAAAGTGACCAAAAGCAAGACCGTTTTTCCGTCAGATGACAGCCTTTTGAAAATGCTGTATCTGGCAACCATGGATATCACGAAAAAATGGACCGGACACAGGCAGGACTGGGGACAGATCCATTCCCAGCTTGAAATTTATTTTGAAGAACGTCTGGCAGGACGGAACCTGTAA
- a CDS encoding plasmid mobilization relaxosome protein MobC, with protein MGKRTRDEVIYSRVDYRVKQEFESQMKESGYKTSADFIDYLLRGNKGRQIDGTTLKQFMEVMNEVCYELKKQGVNINQLARNINAYPDLISMTAFEPFQRVFRRLEDSVLKLYEKVVS; from the coding sequence ATGGGGAAACGAACAAGAGACGAGGTAATCTATTCTCGTGTGGATTACCGTGTAAAACAGGAATTTGAATCACAGATGAAGGAGAGCGGATATAAGACTTCCGCTGATTTCATCGACTATCTGCTCCGGGGCAACAAGGGCAGGCAGATTGACGGGACAACATTAAAGCAGTTTATGGAGGTCATGAATGAGGTCTGCTACGAACTGAAAAAGCAGGGAGTCAATATCAACCAGCTGGCAAGGAATATCAATGCCTATCCGGATTTGATATCCATGACAGCATTTGAACCGTTCCAGAGAGTATTCCGGCGGTTGGAAGACTCAGTATTAAAACTATATGAAAAGGTGGTGAGTTAG
- a CDS encoding methyl-accepting chemotaxis protein produces the protein MKSKKKKYRYGIKEKTLSFILFPCIMIALFSCIYTGYSQYNTIEDEIGTELKTAAYGARIISESLGMNADEMKSQIDTYADETDTEITIFNGDVRTVTSIDNALNTKMDAHIEEQLIKTKANLYVKDALVNGEEYFGYYIPFVQNNELRGAAFSGIPKAKAQSIIIKKVVAMVISIVIIMAVFVTIAVLQIGRILKKLTVASDYAESLDENDLCVEYDNKIKNDVDEYTEIANILYRAINKLRDLITNINTSSQSSLNISSELSRNSQNLSRTTTEIANVISNVTEGAQNQADETQKVAESIQNMGKDIEIIVDNGDKLSEAAQNMSAAQNKVVDTMSVLHSTNQTIMNDVTEVNNQIEITNNSIKSIYSALSIIQDIAEQTNLLSLNASIEAARAGEAGKGFAVVASEIKQLADQSSTNSSEIECSLQALIENYKLIIDKMENTTANIGEQNDKLRETESDFETLNSGIAETTTQIKEINDIVSDINNQREVINEAVLNLSAISEENAASSQEVMASVEELNSIVSIVDDKASELEKMNKELNELVAVFRID, from the coding sequence ATGAAGAGTAAAAAGAAGAAGTACAGATATGGAATTAAGGAAAAGACACTGTCATTTATTTTATTCCCGTGTATAATGATTGCGCTGTTCTCATGCATTTACACCGGATACAGCCAGTATAATACGATTGAGGATGAGATAGGCACGGAGTTAAAGACAGCGGCATATGGTGCACGTATAATAAGTGAAAGTCTTGGAATGAATGCTGATGAGATGAAGTCTCAGATAGATACATATGCAGATGAAACTGACACAGAGATTACCATATTTAATGGCGATGTAAGAACTGTGACATCTATAGATAATGCGCTTAACACAAAGATGGATGCACATATAGAAGAACAGCTTATAAAAACAAAAGCAAATCTCTATGTGAAAGATGCTCTGGTAAATGGTGAAGAATATTTTGGATACTATATTCCGTTTGTGCAGAATAATGAATTACGTGGAGCAGCATTTTCAGGAATTCCCAAGGCAAAGGCACAGAGCATTATAATTAAGAAGGTAGTTGCCATGGTAATCAGCATAGTGATTATTATGGCAGTATTTGTAACGATTGCTGTTTTACAGATAGGCCGGATACTTAAGAAGCTTACAGTTGCCTCAGATTATGCAGAATCGCTGGATGAAAATGACCTATGTGTTGAATATGATAATAAGATAAAGAATGATGTCGATGAGTATACCGAGATTGCTAATATCCTTTACAGGGCAATTAATAAGTTACGCGATTTGATAACGAATATAAATACATCTTCACAGAGTTCTTTAAATATATCTTCAGAGCTGAGCCGGAACTCACAGAATCTCAGCCGTACAACGACTGAAATTGCCAACGTAATAAGTAATGTTACAGAAGGTGCGCAGAATCAGGCTGATGAGACGCAGAAGGTTGCAGAATCTATACAGAACATGGGTAAAGATATAGAAATAATCGTAGATAATGGGGACAAATTGTCTGAAGCAGCACAGAATATGTCAGCAGCACAGAATAAAGTAGTTGATACTATGTCTGTACTGCATAGTACGAACCAGACGATAATGAATGATGTAACAGAAGTTAATAATCAGATAGAAATAACCAACAATAGTATCAAATCAATATATTCTGCATTAAGTATTATTCAAGACATTGCAGAGCAGACGAACCTGTTATCCCTTAATGCGTCAATAGAGGCTGCAAGAGCAGGAGAGGCAGGTAAAGGCTTTGCGGTTGTTGCAAGTGAGATAAAGCAGCTTGCAGACCAGAGTTCTACCAACAGCTCTGAGATTGAATGCAGTCTTCAGGCGTTAATTGAGAACTATAAGCTCATCATTGATAAGATGGAGAATACAACAGCTAATATTGGCGAACAGAATGATAAGTTACGTGAGACAGAGTCTGATTTTGAGACATTAAACAGCGGTATTGCAGAGACTACAACTCAGATAAAAGAGATTAATGATATAGTTTCGGATATTAACAATCAGCGGGAAGTAATTAATGAAGCTGTTCTTAACCTGTCGGCTATTTCTGAAGAGAATGCCGCAAGCAGCCAGGAGGTTATGGCAAGCGTAGAAGAGCTTAACAGTATAGTATCGATTGTTGATGATAAGGCATCTGAACTTGAGAAGATGAATAAGGAGCTGAACGAACTGGTAGCGGTGTTCAGGATTGACTGA
- a CDS encoding ParM/StbA family protein: protein MDFFILVTGTDAGEREDYMTEKIREYSMNGALIIGVDNGYGNMKTARRCFKTAIAKYDSAPVLSRDYIEYDGGYYVIGEGRKGFVADKQTDDDNYMLTLAAIVKELEARGMTDSVNRARIHLAVGLPLKWVQAQREDFKRYMLRNSSVEVGYKDRLYCIEFAGCTVMPQCYSAVTENLKDFAGVTLLADIGNGTMNLMYLNNGRPMESKAWTEKLGVFQCFQKIHNMVQDKTGDNLMDDVIDNILRSGKIELPDPHASLVEKAICDYVEEIFQKLRDHEYNEKLMKVYFMGGGARLVENFGEYNPENTVFNNDIRANAKGYEYYCYMLLRHQERAGRR from the coding sequence ATGGACTTTTTTATTTTGGTTACCGGCACAGATGCCGGAGAAAGAGAGGATTATATGACAGAGAAGATTAGAGAATACAGTATGAACGGAGCACTGATTATCGGTGTGGATAATGGCTACGGAAATATGAAAACAGCCAGAAGATGCTTTAAGACAGCAATTGCAAAGTATGACAGCGCACCTGTGTTAAGCAGAGATTATATCGAGTACGATGGTGGATATTATGTCATTGGAGAGGGAAGAAAGGGTTTTGTGGCAGATAAGCAGACTGATGACGACAATTATATGCTGACACTTGCGGCTATTGTAAAGGAACTGGAAGCAAGAGGAATGACAGACTCTGTAAACAGGGCAAGGATTCATCTTGCAGTTGGGCTTCCTCTGAAATGGGTGCAGGCACAGAGGGAGGACTTTAAGAGATATATGCTTAGAAACAGCAGTGTGGAGGTCGGCTATAAGGACAGACTTTATTGTATTGAGTTTGCAGGATGTACGGTTATGCCGCAGTGTTACTCGGCAGTGACAGAGAATCTGAAGGATTTTGCAGGTGTAACGCTTCTTGCAGATATTGGAAACGGTACCATGAATCTGATGTATCTGAATAACGGTAGACCAATGGAAAGCAAGGCATGGACCGAGAAGCTTGGTGTGTTCCAGTGCTTTCAGAAGATTCACAATATGGTGCAGGACAAAACGGGAGACAATCTTATGGATGATGTAATTGATAATATTCTCCGTAGCGGAAAGATTGAACTGCCGGATCCCCATGCATCACTCGTGGAAAAGGCTATTTGTGACTATGTGGAGGAGATTTTTCAGAAGCTTCGTGACCATGAATATAATGAGAAGCTGATGAAGGTTTACTTCATGGGTGGCGGAGCAAGGCTGGTTGAAAATTTCGGCGAGTACAATCCTGAAAATACAGTCTTTAACAATGATATCCGTGCTAATGCAAAGGGCTATGAGTATTACTGCTATATGCTTTTAAGACATCAGGAAAGAGCAGGCAGAAGGTAG
- a CDS encoding response regulator transcription factor: MPGILVVEDDENLNRGITFSLKKSGYEVFSAESVKKAKRIASDNNVDVTICDVNLPDGNGLEFVRWMRCNYNTYIICLTALDQEMDQVMGYEAGADDYITKPFSLSVLLLKIEAHFRRRQEKTEAGKMISGDIVFIAGEMKVLIKSREISLTKTELKMLTFFLQNPKQILSKTQILENVFDLEGDFVDENTIAVNIRRLREKIEDNPAAPVYIKNIRGLGYIWNQEVRQ; the protein is encoded by the coding sequence ATGCCAGGTATACTCGTGGTTGAAGATGATGAAAATTTAAATCGTGGAATTACATTCTCACTGAAAAAATCCGGATATGAGGTTTTTTCAGCAGAATCAGTGAAAAAAGCGAAAAGAATTGCAAGTGATAATAATGTGGATGTTACCATTTGTGATGTGAATCTTCCGGATGGGAATGGACTGGAATTTGTAAGGTGGATGAGATGCAATTATAATACATACATTATTTGTCTTACAGCACTAGATCAGGAGATGGATCAGGTCATGGGATATGAAGCAGGGGCAGATGATTATATTACAAAGCCGTTTAGTCTTTCGGTACTTCTTTTGAAAATAGAAGCACATTTCCGCCGCAGACAGGAGAAAACGGAAGCCGGAAAGATGATTTCGGGAGATATCGTATTTATCGCAGGAGAAATGAAAGTCCTGATAAAGAGTCGTGAAATCAGTCTGACAAAAACGGAGTTGAAAATGCTGACTTTTTTTCTTCAGAATCCGAAACAGATTCTTTCAAAAACACAAATACTGGAAAATGTGTTTGATCTGGAAGGGGATTTTGTGGATGAAAATACAATCGCTGTCAATATCAGAAGACTCCGTGAGAAAATCGAAGACAATCCGGCTGCACCGGTCTATATAAAGAATATCAGAGGCCTTGGGTATATATGGAATCAGGAGGTAAGGCAGTGA
- a CDS encoding ABC transporter permease: MKQLIFREGMFLTISSIPVGLLFGFLIAKCGFNWLVEQGKLVSTGTGSMGVQNQQMPLFSLPVMLLCIFVSFFTVALALRKPMKIVSRISPIEATRYLENAETHKKGKRNGRKNVTVFSMAMANVTGNPKRTIGTILTMGFSCVLFVIISNYVGNIDTEHEARLSVNHGQFELQLDYSAEYDERYPENNLDTILTDDPLNDSLIEEIKSIPGVTDVMTREIVSVNLNGTRFPADIVSENDFDFMRQDGDIGSMDYDQAVKNGDIFFGWSTWMEQDGYAPGESIAFDFENGSGTYTYQGKIAGSFVSADTYLVIPEGVYRSMNPRGTAYGYLWVDCDKKDVASVEQSLNTLISNTSHIKMDTYHAQLQSAEFASSMMKLGCYLFMAVVGLIGFMNMANTIIMNITTKKQEYGVLQAVGMTNKQLNLCLQLQGMMFTVGTICVALVIGLPLGYALFSYAKHNGIFGMNIYHVPIVPIFIMIFLVGLLQIVLSCVLSSNLKKETLVERIRYQG, from the coding sequence ATGAAACAACTGATCTTCAGAGAGGGTATGTTTTTGACAATTTCTTCAATACCGGTTGGATTGCTTTTTGGCTTTCTGATTGCAAAATGCGGTTTTAACTGGCTGGTAGAACAGGGAAAACTTGTATCAACCGGAACTGGCTCTATGGGAGTCCAAAATCAGCAGATGCCACTGTTTTCCCTGCCTGTTATGCTTCTATGTATTTTCGTGTCATTTTTTACCGTTGCTTTGGCGCTGCGTAAACCAATGAAAATTGTTTCACGGATTTCACCTATCGAAGCAACACGGTATTTAGAAAATGCAGAAACACACAAAAAAGGAAAACGAAATGGCAGAAAAAATGTCACCGTGTTTTCTATGGCAATGGCAAATGTAACGGGTAATCCCAAAAGAACTATTGGTACTATCCTCACAATGGGTTTTTCTTGCGTATTGTTTGTGATTATCTCTAATTATGTGGGAAATATTGACACGGAGCATGAAGCACGTCTTTCTGTTAATCATGGACAATTTGAACTGCAGCTTGACTATTCTGCTGAGTACGATGAAAGATATCCGGAGAATAATCTGGATACGATTCTGACGGATGATCCATTGAATGATTCGCTGATTGAAGAAATCAAAAGCATTCCGGGAGTGACAGATGTCATGACGAGAGAGATTGTCTCTGTAAATCTGAACGGAACAAGATTTCCGGCTGATATTGTGAGTGAAAATGATTTTGATTTTATGCGCCAAGACGGGGATATTGGCTCTATGGACTATGATCAGGCGGTAAAGAATGGTGATATTTTCTTTGGCTGGTCGACGTGGATGGAACAAGACGGATATGCTCCGGGTGAATCCATTGCATTTGACTTTGAGAATGGAAGTGGAACCTATACCTATCAGGGAAAGATTGCAGGATCTTTTGTAAGTGCGGACACTTATCTTGTCATTCCGGAAGGTGTATATCGTTCCATGAATCCGAGAGGAACAGCCTATGGCTATCTGTGGGTGGACTGTGATAAAAAAGATGTGGCATCTGTAGAACAAAGTCTGAATACTTTGATTTCTAATACTTCGCATATAAAAATGGATACTTATCATGCGCAGTTACAATCTGCCGAATTTGCAAGCAGCATGATGAAGCTTGGCTGTTATCTGTTTATGGCGGTTGTAGGACTCATCGGTTTTATGAATATGGCAAACACCATAATCATGAATATTACGACAAAAAAGCAGGAATATGGTGTATTACAGGCTGTGGGTATGACAAATAAACAATTAAATTTATGTCTGCAGTTACAGGGAATGATGTTTACGGTTGGTACCATATGCGTAGCTTTGGTCATTGGTCTGCCGCTCGGCTATGCACTTTTTTCCTATGCAAAACATAATGGAATATTTGGAATGAATATCTATCATGTTCCAATCGTACCAATTTTTATTATGATTTTTTTGGTCGGTCTGTTGCAGATTGTACTTTCCTGCGTTTTAAGCAGTAATCTGAAAAAGGAAACGCTGGTAGAAAGAATAAGGTATCAGGGATAG
- a CDS encoding ORF6N domain-containing protein: MAKDNSELIDVNSDVKDRVMEVSHIQSLIYVIRGKQVMLDSDLAILYQVETKTFNQAVKRNIERFPENFRFQLKKEEYDSLRSQFVTSKEGRGGRRYLPYVFTEQGIAMLSAVLRSDIAIQVSIRIMETFVEMRKYMANTSLLYDRMNAIEERQITYQNETNEKFDKVFAYISDHEESQQKIFFDGQIYDAFSLLIDLVASATKSLVLVDNYVDVGTLNILSKKKENVSVTIYTVRKTRLSEKDIETFNQQYPKLEVNYTGVFHDRFLIIDDKKAYHIGASLKDAGKKCFAISLLNDSGVIYDILQRLDIETEENES; the protein is encoded by the coding sequence ATGGCAAAAGATAATAGTGAATTGATTGACGTAAATTCAGATGTAAAGGATAGGGTTATGGAAGTGAGTCATATTCAGAGTCTTATATATGTTATTAGAGGAAAACAGGTAATGCTCGATAGTGACTTGGCAATTTTGTATCAAGTTGAAACAAAAACTTTTAATCAGGCTGTAAAAAGAAATATTGAAAGATTTCCTGAGAATTTCAGGTTTCAACTAAAAAAGGAAGAGTACGACTCTTTGAGGTCACAATTTGTGACCTCAAAAGAAGGGAGAGGTGGAAGAAGATATCTGCCATATGTTTTTACAGAACAAGGTATTGCAATGCTTTCTGCGGTGCTGAGGAGTGATATTGCAATACAAGTCAGTATCAGGATAATGGAAACATTTGTTGAAATGCGTAAATATATGGCAAACACGTCACTTTTGTATGATCGCATGAATGCAATAGAAGAAAGACAGATAACTTATCAAAATGAAACAAATGAGAAATTTGATAAAGTATTTGCATATATTTCTGACCACGAAGAATCACAGCAGAAAATCTTTTTTGATGGACAGATATATGATGCGTTTAGCTTACTGATAGATCTGGTAGCTAGTGCAACGAAAAGTCTTGTATTGGTCGATAATTATGTCGATGTGGGAACTTTAAATATTCTGTCCAAGAAGAAAGAGAATGTATCGGTAACGATTTACACAGTTAGAAAAACCAGATTGTCAGAAAAAGATATTGAAACTTTCAATCAACAGTATCCCAAACTTGAAGTGAACTACACAGGTGTATTTCATGACAGGTTTTTAATCATTGATGACAAAAAAGCGTATCACATTGGTGCATCATTAAAAGATGCAGGAAAGAAATGTTTTGCTATAAGCTTATTAAACGATTCTGGTGTGATATATGATATTTTACAGAGGCTGGATATAGAAACAGAAGAAAACGAATCATAA
- a CDS encoding HAMP domain-containing histidine kinase — MESGGKAVTKRYRKKITVVLSLVLPVILLFAILNCFTTYVFYEDYKYKMNLMTEIAAKEEFSGLDAVSELLKDKDIETNEQGRRLLEQYGYWGNKGNAFYMQFRHQVMVTGAVSTVICVLLLTFLLYWKKKEDACHQKILDQLEEILIRFRENKFDDLLKTENPAELEKLNDQLEAIGHHIQLLNEEAREEKENTKEMVSDISHQLKTPVAALDTCFSVLMQNDLSATEQEEFRIRCRSALDGLETLLQSLLEISKMETGLIQINKKKLPLMDTVISAVNRTYPKADEKEIEFVFDYEKELETCTIMQDKRWLGEAVINVLDNAIKYSPDGSKIFIRLQKRNDLVRMEIEDQGIGIPQNEYHKIFQRFYRGSSKDVMEKSGTGIGLFLSREIIEKHAGTIMVTSGKKKKGSTFVIQLPYVG, encoded by the coding sequence ATGGAATCAGGAGGTAAGGCAGTGACAAAGAGATATCGCAAGAAGATTACAGTAGTGCTCTCCTTGGTATTACCTGTCATATTATTGTTTGCAATATTAAATTGCTTTACCACGTATGTGTTTTATGAAGATTATAAATATAAAATGAATCTTATGACAGAGATTGCTGCAAAGGAAGAATTTTCCGGGCTGGATGCTGTTTCGGAATTGCTTAAGGATAAGGATATTGAAACTAACGAACAGGGAAGGCGATTATTGGAGCAATATGGATACTGGGGGAATAAAGGGAATGCATTTTATATGCAATTCCGGCATCAGGTTATGGTGACCGGTGCTGTAAGCACTGTGATATGCGTGCTTCTTTTGACTTTTTTACTTTATTGGAAGAAAAAAGAAGATGCGTGTCATCAGAAAATTTTAGACCAGTTGGAAGAAATTTTGATCAGATTCCGTGAAAATAAATTTGATGATTTACTGAAAACGGAAAATCCAGCAGAACTGGAAAAATTGAATGACCAGCTTGAAGCAATCGGACATCATATTCAGTTGCTAAATGAAGAAGCACGGGAAGAAAAGGAGAACACGAAAGAAATGGTTTCCGATATCTCTCACCAGTTAAAGACACCGGTTGCAGCTTTGGATACATGTTTTAGTGTGCTGATGCAGAATGACTTAAGTGCCACAGAACAGGAGGAGTTTCGTATCCGTTGTCGGAGTGCTCTGGATGGACTGGAGACATTATTGCAGTCGCTTCTTGAAATATCCAAGATGGAAACTGGACTGATTCAGATTAATAAGAAAAAACTTCCGCTTATGGATACTGTCATATCTGCTGTGAACCGCACTTATCCTAAAGCGGATGAGAAAGAAATTGAATTCGTTTTTGACTATGAAAAAGAACTGGAAACATGCACGATTATGCAGGATAAAAGGTGGCTTGGTGAAGCTGTGATCAACGTTCTGGATAATGCAATCAAGTACAGCCCGGATGGTTCAAAAATATTTATCCGGTTACAAAAAAGAAACGATCTTGTAAGAATGGAAATTGAGGATCAGGGAATTGGTATTCCGCAGAATGAGTATCACAAAATTTTTCAACGATTTTACAGAGGAAGTTCCAAGGATGTCATGGAAAAGAGTGGTACAGGAATCGGACTTTTTCTATCGAGAGAAATTATCGAAAAACACGCAGGTACAATCATGGTAACCTCCGGCAAAAAGAAAAAAGGAAGCACGTTTGTGATTCAATTACCATATGTTGGTTAA
- a CDS encoding type II toxin-antitoxin system RelE/ParE family toxin has translation MAPDAADNLLDKMKAEITKLSSFPKKHSLIDEEPWRTEGVRKIVVKNFLIYYWVDDENNRVQVTAVIYSRRDQIRQLSNMDME, from the coding sequence ATGGCACCGGATGCAGCAGATAATCTGCTTGACAAGATGAAAGCAGAGATTACTAAGTTGTCAAGTTTTCCGAAAAAACATTCCTTGATTGATGAAGAGCCATGGAGGACTGAGGGAGTACGCAAGATTGTTGTTAAAAATTTCCTGATTTACTATTGGGTTGATGATGAAAATAACAGAGTTCAGGTAACAGCAGTTATTTATAGCAGGAGAGACCAGATCAGGCAGCTAAGCAATATGGATATGGAGTAG
- a CDS encoding DUF6061 family protein: MNTIYAEYNMYHNSIDIYTSAGYMLRIDCNKAEDGLKTTPCSQCSLNALAIDEPLEYVKLYLDGTMQMWVDAEDA; this comes from the coding sequence ATGAATACCATTTACGCAGAATACAATATGTATCACAACAGCATTGATATCTACACATCTGCCGGATATATGTTACGCATTGACTGTAATAAGGCAGAGGATGGACTAAAAACTACTCCCTGCTCACAATGTTCGTTAAATGCTCTTGCGATTGATGAGCCACTAGAGTATGTTAAGCTATATCTTGATGGAACTATGCAGATGTGGGTAGATGCAGAAGACGCATAA